The DNA sequence GAGGATGCCGGCGCGCAGGGTGCTGCCGTGGAACCAGAGCAGGTAAAGCAGCGTCGCCATTGCCAGCAACCCGGCCGCCACCTGAAGCTGGAACGCCTTGTCGGACACGGTGCGCGCCTCGGCAACGCGCGTCTGCACCAAATCGGTCGCCGCTTCGGAAAGTCCGGTCAGGGCCGTGGCGACCCGTTCGCCGGCACCGTCGATCGCATCGTCGATCTTGCCGAAGTCGTCGGCCGAAGCCTTGCCTTCGATAAGCGTCTTCAGGTCGGCACCGATCGCCTTGCGCAGTTCTGCGACATCGGCGTCGAAGGTCGAAAGCACTTCGCTGCGCCCGAGCAGCGTGGCGAGCGCCTTGATATCGGTCGATTTCGTCTCGAGCAATTTCAGGATCTGGGCGATGCTGGCGGCGCGTGCCGGCTGGATCGCGCCCTCTTCCCTGTCGATGATGCTGTCCATCGCGTTGAGCACGAGATTGGTCGTCGCCAGACGGACCTCATCGACGGTCGTCAGCCCGTTCTGCGCCGCGATCGCGCCCTGCAAGGCGCTGTTGGCCTGGCTGCCCTGGTACCAGCCCACCCCAAGCACTGAGCCAAAGCCGACAAAAGCGGCACCGGCAAGGGTCGCCAGCCGCTGGCTCACGGAAAGATTGCGTTTCAGGGAAGGAGATGTGGCAGTCATAGGGAGTCCATGGTCACGGATCCGCGTGAAGCGGAGTCCTCCTACGATCGATACGGAAAACCGGGGCCGACAGAGCCGGCTGACCTCATGTCATATCGGAGCGCGAACACTCCTCCCGCGTAGAAAAACAGTGTCAAACAGACCTTAAACATTCGCTAAGGCGGCCGCCCAATCCCCAGCGGAAGCAGTTATTTCAATATTTGCGCATATGCGCTGCAAGCTCCGGTTTCCCGGCATTTGCGGCCACAATCGACGGGAAGCACAGGCGCGGTTTTCCACCGTTTCCAGTACCGACCAAACACACCGGCGACCGCACCTGGTAAATCGCCCGGCTTCCCCTTGCCGCGCGAGATGTTATGATCGTCCGCATGAACACGAAGACCCAGCGTTCGATCCGCCTTCCCCTTGCCGCAACCCTTGCGGCTGCGATCGCGGTTGTGCTCCTGCTCGCCTTCCGCGGCTGGATGGAAAATGGCGCCGAAATGTTCCTGGCGCTTGCCCAGTCCGGCCTTTCCTGGTGCTTCTAGCGCGATCGAGCGCCTTTGAGGCGCGCGCGCCCTCCGCGTAAGCTTCGCCCCTCACCCTAAGCCTCTCCCCTCTTGCGGGGAGAAGGAGGCCGTCAGGCCGGACGAGTGCCGCCGACGAGCGCCACCACAACCTGCGGCAATTGTCCCATTTGCGCGGCCCCTGTGAAGGCGGTATCAAGGGCCGATCAACCGGACATGGCCGTCCTCGGCCCCAACAAAATCGGTAGCACGCATGAAAACCATCCGCATCGTCCTCTGGGCCGCCGTCGTCGTCATGGCGGGCATCCTCGGCTGGCTGACCTACGAAATGACCCAGTCGAAGCAGCAGGCCGCCGCCGGCCCCTTCGGCGTGCCCTTCACGCTGGTCGCCCAGGACGGCAAGGAAATCACCGAGAAGGCCTTCACCGGCAAGCCGACGGCGCTCTTCTTCGGTTTCACCCATTGCCCGGAAGTCTGCCCGACGACGCTGTTCGAGTTGAACGGCTGGCTGGAAAAGGTCGATCCCGAGGGCAACAAGCTGCAGGCCTATTTCATCACCGTCGATCCCGAGCGTGACACGCCCGAAATCCTTGGCCAGTACGTCTCCAACGTCTCCAAGCGCATCACCGGCATTTCCGGCCCCGCCGACAAGGTGATGGAGATGGTCAAGGGCTTCCGCGTCTACGCCAAGAAGGTGCCGGTCGACGCAGCCCAGCCGAATGGCGACTACACCATGGACCACACGGCCTCCGTTTTCCTGCTCGATGCCAACGGCCATTTCTCCGGCACAATCGCCTATGAGGAAAACCCGGAAACCGCGGTCAAGAAGCTGGAAAACCTGACCAAGGGCTGAACCCCGTCGATCGCGATGTGACGTTGCAAGCGCCGGCCCTGCCCGGCGCTTTGCCTTTGTGGGGCAATCGTGATAGCGCACAGCGCACGATTGCCGTGCCCGACGCACCGCCATGGCGGCCTGATGCGGGCGGCGGATTTGCCAGCCGAAGGACAGAGCCTTGAGCGAGATCAGACTTTTCGTCACCACCACCGAGAAGCAGGCGGAAGCCGTACTCGACCGCCTGAGCGAGGTCTTCGGCGAAGAGGACTTTGCCATCGGCACGACGGAAGTCGACGAGAAGCGCGACGTCTGGGAAGCCTCGATCTATATGATGATCATCGACGAGGCGGGTGTGAGCGAACGCCTCACCGAGGCGCTTGCCGCAGACTTCGCCCATCTTCCGATCGAGCGCGAAGTGCTGCCGGACATCGACTGGATCGCCAAGTCGCTGGAAGGCCTGGCGCCAGTGCGCGCCGGCCGCTTCGTCGTGCACGGCTCGCATGACCGCGACAAGGTGAAGACCGGCGAGATCGCCATCGAAATCGACGCCGGCCAGGCCTTCGGCACCGGCCATCACGGCACGACTGCGGGCTGCCTCGAGGTGCTCGCCTCCGTTGCCCGCACCCGCACCGTGCGTAACGTGCTCGACCTCGGCACCGGCAGCGGCGTGCTGGCGATTGCCGCCTGGAAGCTGATGCACGTGCCGGTGCTTGCCACCGACATCGACCCGATCGCCACCCGCGTCGCCGAAGAAAACGCCCGGGTCAACGGCGTCGTCACCGGCATGACCTTTGCCACCGCGCCGGGCTTCCATTCGACCGCCTTCAGCACCAACGGCCCGTTCGACCTCATCATCGCCAACATCCTCGCGCGGCCCTTGATGAAGATGGCGCCGCAGCTCGTCGCCAACCTCGCTGCCGGCGGCTCGGTCATTCTCTCGGGCATTCTCGCCGAACAGCGCTGGAAGGTGCTCGCCCACTACAACGGCCAGCACCTTCGCCACGTGCGCACCATCTGGCGCAACGGCTGGGTGACGATCCACCTGGAGAAGTGAGGGCGGGTCCGGCGCAGCAGACCCCGCCGTCCGGGACAACCCGACCTGATCTTCCTCACTGAAGAGACAGCCCCCTCGTCCGCCTGCCGGCACCTTCTCCCCGCCCGTGGGGAGAAGCGACGCGTGGCAACGCGCCACCCACAGATCAGGCGCCGCCCCCCGACGTTGCCGTCGGGCAGGTCGTCTCGGCCGCCTGCGGGGAGAGGGTTAGGGTGAGGGGCAATCTTTTGGAATGCAGCTGACGCTAACAGAAACCAAAACAAATCCGGAAAACGAAAGGCCGCCACGTCTATCATGACGGGCGGCCTTTCGAAACAAAGGCGATGCCAAGGGCATCGCCTGCTGGCTGGCTTTTGGCCAACCATGCCCGCGAGCCTGAGGAGGAGGAGTGCTCGAGCGGGCGTCTACTGTTCCGAAGCTGACCACCCTTGAGGGAGGAGGAGAACAGAGTGACCAACTATTCTCGGAACCGCAGCTTTTTGAACCACCGGATGTTCGTCCGTGTTCGTTGAGGCGGCTTATAAACTATTATTCCGATAGAGAAAGGGTTTTCTTGGCATGGGTGCCATGCGCTGAGCGCATATGTATGATAGATGGGCAATTGCCCTCTCATCGCACTGCAACCAGAAGCGTCACTGCGTATGGGATCGCAGGATATCGCCTCTTTCCCGGCAAGGGCGATTTCCGCTAACATGGGCCCATGTCTTTCCCGCGGTCTACCGCTCACTCTACCGGAATTCCCTCATGTTTCAGTCTTTTGAAGTCACCTCCACGCCGCAGTTCGGCAAGGAGCGCACCGAAGCCCTGCGCGCGTCCTTCGCAGCTCTCGGCATCGACGGCTTTCTCGTACCGCGCGCCGACGAGTTCCAGGGCGAGTACGTGCCCGCTTCGTCCGAGCGCCTGTCCTGGCTGACCGGCTTTACCGGCTCGGCCGGTGTCGCGCTCGTTACCCGCCGTGAGGCCGTGGTGTTCGTCGACGGACGTTACGTCACCCAGTTGAAGGAACAGGTCGACGGCCAAGTCTTCACCGGTGGCGATCTCATTGGCGAGCCGCCGCATCTCTGGCTCGAAAACCATGCGGCCAAAGGCTTCAAGCTCGGCATCGATCCCTGGCTGCACACCGGCGCCGAAGTCCGCAGGCTGGAAAAGGCGCTGGCGGTCATTGGCGGCTCGCTCGTCTTCCTCGACCATAACCCGCTCGACAAGATCTGGGCGAACCGTCCGGCCGCCCCGCTCGGCAAGGTCGCCATCCAGCCGATCGAGCATGCCGGCGAACTCGCAAAGGACAAGATCGCAAGAATCGCATCGGGCCTTTCCAAGGCCGATGCCAGCGCCGTGGTGCTGACCGACCCCTCCTCGGTCGCCTGGACCTTCAACATCCGCGGCAGCGACGTGCCGCACACGCCGCATCCGCTCGCCCGCGCCATCATCCATGCCGACGGCCGCGCCGAGATCTTCCTCGACAAACGCAAGACCGGCATCGAGCAGGAAGCCTATCTCACCCAGATCGCCGAGATCGTCGCGCCCTCGACCTTCGACGATCGCCTGGCAGCACTCGGTGCCGCCGGCGCCGCGGTCATGCTCGATCCGGACCTCGCCTCTTTCGCCATCTCCGAGCTCATCCGTTCAAAGGGCGGAAAGGTGGTCGAAGCGGTCGATCCTGCCCGCCTGCCCCGTGCCCAGAAGAACAAGGCCGAGATCGAAGGCTCGACCCGCGCCCACCTGCAGGATGGCGCCGCCATGGTCGAGTTCCTCGCCTGGCTCGATAGCCAGCAGCCGGGCACCGTCACCGAGATTGCCGCCACCAACCAGCTGGAAGCCGCCCGCGCCACCGTCGGCGAGCGCATGCAGAACCCGCTGAAGGATATCTCTTTCGACACGATTTCCGGCGCCGGCGCGCATGCGGCAATCATGCACTACCGCGTGACGACCGCCACCGACCAGCCGATCGAAGCCGGCACCATGTTCCTGATCGATTCCGGCGCGCAGTACATCAACGGCACCACCGACATCACCCGCACGGTGGCAATTGGAGCCGTACCGGAAGAGCAGAAGCGCTTCTTCACTTTGGTGCTGAAGGGCATGATCGCCATCAGCCTGGCTCGCTTCCCGAAGGGTTCGCGCGGTGTCGATCTCGATCCGCTCGCCCGCATCGCGCTCTGGAAGGCAGGTGCCGACTACGCCCACGGCACCGGCCACGGCGTCGGTTCCTATCTCTCGGTGCATGAGGGCCCGCAGCGCATCGCGCGGCTTTCGACCCAGGAGCTGCTGCCCGGCATGATTCTCTCCAACGAGCCCGGCTACTACCGCCCCGGCGCCTTCGGCATCCGCATCGAGAACCTCGTTGTGGTGCAGGACCCGGCAATGGTCGACGGCGGCGATCTGCCGATGCTCGGCTTCGACACGTTGACCTTCTGCCCGATCGACCGCCGTCTGGTGCTGCCGGCGCTTCTGACCGACGAGGAACTCGGCTGGCTCAACGCCTACCATGCCGAGACGCGCGAAAAGCTGCTGCCGCTTCTCGCGAGCGACGAAACCCGCAACTGGCTGAAGGCCGCAACGGAAGCGCTTTCACGCTGAGTCAGGCAGGACGCTGAAATGAAAACGCCGCGCTCTTGAGGGCGCGGCGTTTTGCATTTCCGGTCTGATGCGTGTGGTTCACATCACCACGTGGCGGATCACCATCACCACCACCCAGCCGATGACAAGCATGCGCAGCGTCGAGAGGTTGAGGCCGAGCGCAACGGCGAAGGCGACGAACATGGCGATTGTCACGTCGAGCCCACCATAGACGAAGGCGGGTGCGACCAGCGTCGTCAGGACCGCCGCCGGAACGGCGTTGAGGGCTGCTTCCAGTCGCGGCGGAATCTGCTTCATCTGGGTGATCAGGATGTAGCCGCCGACGCGCGTCAGGAAGGTCGCAGCTGCCGCCGCGATGATCAGGTAGATGAGGTTGAGGTGTTGCGGATCCATGCTCACGCCTCCTTTTGGACGCCGGTCGGCGCCGGTGCCTGATTGGTCGGCGGCAGGCAGGCGGCAAGCAGGATGCCGGCAAGCGCGCCGATGCTCACATGCCAGGGCGAGCCGACGAAATGCATACCGGCGACGGAGGCGAGTCCCGAGACGGTGACGATCGGCAGGAAGCGGTCACGCTTGCGGAAGCCCATGACCAGCCCCATGAAATAGACTGGCAGAAGCACGTCGAGACCGATCGCCTTGGGATCGCCGATCATCTGCCCGAAGATCGCGCCGACCAGCGTGTTGATGATCCAGGGAATGTAGATGACGAGGCCGAAGCCGAGATACCAGGCAAAGGTGATCGGCAGGCCGCGCTCGCCGCGTTTTTCGGTCTCGGCATATTGCGGATCGACCAGCAGGAAGAAGGCGAGGAATTTTTGCCCGAAGGTGAAGTGCCGGACATATTTGGCGATCGACGCCGAATAGAGCACGTGGCGGAAGTTGACGGCAAAGACCGAGAGCACCACCAGCCAGGGCTGGACATGGTTGCCGAAAAGCTCGATGCCGACCATCTGGCTGGCGCCGGCATAGACGGTCGCGCTCATGAATACCGCGTCGGCAATGGTGAAGCCGTTGTCGACCGCAAGCGCTCCGAAGAGCGCGCCAAAGGGCGACGCCGCGAGCATGATGGGAAAGCCGCCGCGTACGCCTTCCCAGAAATCGTTTTTTGTCATGGAAACCTCCGCCGGCCGAGGCGATGAAGCGCTATGCGGCCGGTGCCGGACTGATAGGCGCTTGCGCCCCCGGCAACAATTCAAATGCGCTGATACATTGATTGAATTTTATGATGCCTTGGCGAACGAGGCTTGAACAAAAGGCGCACCGATCGGGAAAACCGGTGCGCCTTGTCTGTAAATTTCAACGGCCGGCCGGACTGGCGTCCTACTTCTTGACTTGGAACGTGTGCTCGATGCCGGGGAAGGTGCGCGCCTTCACTTCGTTGGCATAGTCCTCGGCCGCCCTGGAGATCGCCGGCGCGAGTTCGGCGAAGTGCTTGACGAAGCGCGGCTTGAAGTCGTTGAAGAGGCCGAGCATGTCGTCGGAGACGAGGATCTGGCCATCGCAGGCCGGCGACGCGCCGATGCCGATCGTCGGCGAGCGGAGTTCCGCGGTGATCTCGCGGGCGACCGGCTCGACCGTGCCCTCGATGACGATGCCGAACGCTCCGGCATCGTCGATCGCCTTGGCGTCGCGGCGGATCTTGGCCACTTCCTTGTCGTTGCGGCCAACCGAGCGGTAGCCGCCGGTCGTATTGACCAGCTGCGGCATCAGGCCGACATGACCCAAAACTGGAATGCCGCGGCTGACGAGGAACTCGACCGTCTCAGCCATCTCCGCGCCGCCTTCGAGCTTCACCGCACTGCAGCCGGTTTCCTTCAGAATGCGCGCGGCACTGCGGAACGCCTGTTCCTTCGATTCCTGATAGGAGCCGAAGGGCATGTCGACGACGACGCAAGCGCGCTCCGCCCCGCGCATGACCGCCTGGCCATGGGCGATCATCATCTCGAGCGTCACGCCGACCGTCGTGTCGAGACCGTAGAGCACCATGCCGACGGAATCGCCGACCAGCAGAAAGTCCACATGCGGATCGAGCAGCCTTGCGATCGGCGTCGTATAGGCGGTGAGGCTGACGATCGGGCGTTCGCCCTTCAGCGCTTCGATATTGGCAGGGCTGAGGCGACGCTTGGCGGTCTGCACGCTCATGTCAGGCAACCTTTGAAAGGAACGCGGATTTCGGGGCGATCACGCGGTTGTCGAGCAGCTTGGTCGTGCCGAAGCGGACGAAGAGCAGGAGCAGAACCGGTCGGTCGCCGATGGTCTCGATCGTTTCCAGAGTCTCGGGATCGCGCACGGCAACGACCTCGGGCTTGGCCAGCGGCTCGCTTGCCAGAAACTCGGTGACGGCCTTTTCAAGCGCCGCCACGTCGCTGATGCCGGATGCGACGAGACGCGCAGCTTCGTCGAGCGCCATCGGCACGATCGCCGCGGCGCGGCGCTCGTCGGCCGAGAGATAGACATTGCGCGACGAGCAGGCCAGGCCATCGGCCTCGCGCACCGTCGGCACGCCGATGACGGTGACCGGCTGGGCAAGGTCTTCCACCATGCGGCGGATGATCTGCAGCTGCTGGAAATCCTTCTCGCCGAAATAGGCGCGCCCCGGCTGGACGATGTTGAAAAGCTTGGTGACGACGGTAGCAACACCGGCGAAATGGCCAGGACGGACCGAGCCTTCGAGCTCGCTGCCAAGCGTCGGCACGTCGACGACCGTTTCCATCGGCCGCGGATACATGTCGGCAACGCCAGGCGCGAAGAGATAGTCGACGTTCCCCGCTTCGAGCATAGCCTGGTCGCGGGCGAGGTCGCGCGGATACTTGGAGAGGTCTTCGTTGGCGCCGAACTGCAGCGGGTTGACGAAGATGCTGGCAACGACGACGTCGTTTTCCTCGCGCGCACGCCGCATCAGCTCCATATGGCCGACATGCAGATAGCCCATGGTCGGCACGAAACCGACCGTCTTGCCCGCCCGCCTGTGTTCGGCAAGCGCTGCGCGTAGCTCGGTTATCGTGGTGAAAGTCTTCATCTCCGGACCCTCCAATCCGCGCCGGCGCCTGCCCTTTGGGGATGCTGGCGCGCTACCCTCGGGGACAGCGACGACCCTGCTCCGAGAAAAGGCATTTGCACAAAATTCGGCTGCAATCCTCTATCTTGTGCAGCGCAAAAAAACAATCGGATTGATGACAGCTTGATGACGCCTGGTCGCGCTTGACTTCGCTCTGCGGCCTGTCACGGTGGTCCGGCGACACGATTGCAACCCACGCTGGAGACCGAGATGAAAACCGCACTGCGCCTGTTTGGCATCGTGGTCGCGGCACTGGCTTTTGCTGGTGCGGCCGAAGCGAAGATCCCGCTCATCAACGCCAGCTGCCCCGGCAAGATCGAGGTCCACGCCGACGAAGGTGGCCCGGTCTATATCAATGGCAAGGAAGCCAAGCTGAAGGTGTTCAACGAGAACTATTACGAGGTGCATGGCGCCGGCGTCACCATATCGCTGAGCATCAATCCGGATGGCTCGCCCAGCGTGTCCTACACCGGCAAGGGCGGCGCCAATGGTGTCTGCACGCTGAAGTAACTGGCAAGGCGCGAGGTACTTCCCTTCTACCAAGCGCCTCTCCCAAAGCCCCCACGATGGCTGCTTGGCGCTAATGGCGCCTCCTTCTCCCCTCATCCTCGCCCTCATGGCGGGGATCCAGCGACCCGACGTCGGTCGGGTCAAAGGACCTCTCAGCCCAAGGACTTGGGCTGACTCCGCAGCTCCAACGGAACTGCTAGAGATTCCCGTGACGAGCACAGGAATGGGGGAGGATGCTACCGGCCCAGATCCCCCTCTTCGCCGAGGAAGGGGGCGCCAGTTCAACAATCCGCAGCCCCTAGTTCTCGGCCTACTTCCCGACCCGCTGCTGCAGGTGCTGCGGATAGCGGGCGCCCTGCACCTCGACGGCGGAAAGCGCGGTCTGGATATCGCCCAGTTCCTCGGCCGTGAGGGTGACACCAGCCGCCCCCAGGTTTTCCTCCAGCCGATGCCGCTTCGTTGTCCCCGGGATCGGCACGATCCAGGGCCTTTGCGCCAGCAGCCAGGCAAGCGCGATCTGCGCCTTGGTCACGCCCTTGGCATCGGCAATCGCGCCCAAAAGATCGACCAGAGCCTGGTTGGCCCGTCGCGCGTCGGCTGAGAACCGCGGCACGATCATGCGGAAATCGCTTTGGTCGAAGGTCGTGTTCTCGTTGATCGCGCCGGTCAGGAACCCCTTGCCGAGCGGGCTGAAGGGCACGAAGCCGATGCCGAGTTCTTCCAGCAGCGGCAGGATCTCGGCTTCCGGCTCCCGCCACCAGAGCGAATACTCGCTCTGCAACGCCGTCACCGGCTGCACCGCATGGGCGCGGCGGATCGAGGAGGCGCCCGCCTCCGACATGCCGAAATGCCCGACCTTGCCCTCGGCGATCAGTTCCTTGACCGTGCCGGCGACATCCTCAATCGGCACGTTGGGATCAACGCGATGCTGGTAGAAGAGATCGATCCGATCGGTTCGCAGCCGCTTCAACGCCGTTTCGGCCACTTCACGGATGCGCTCCGGCCGGCTGTCCATGCCCTGGCTGACATCGCCGTTGACGAAGCCGAACTTGGTGGCGATCACCACCTCACCGCGGATCGGCGCCAGCGCCTCGCCGACCAGATCCTCGTTGCCGGTATAGGCCTCGGCGCTGTCGAAGAAGGTGACGCCCAGTTCATGGGCTGCGCGAATGAGCTTGATCGCCTCAGAGCGCTCCGTCGCCGGACCGTAACCGTAGCTGAGGCCCATGCAGCCAAAGCCGATGGCCGAGACTTCGAGAGTGCTTTTTCCAAGCTTGCGTTTCTGCATTGTGATGCTCCTTGATCAGGCCGCGAGGTCTTGCGAAACCGAGCGGCAATTCTGGCAGGCGAGCGAACGGTCAGTTGCCGGACGCTCTACCCGCCTTGCGGTGTGTGGCCGAACGATCAGCGCGACGACGGCAAGTGCTGCCGCCAGCAGGATCGTGCAGCCGATGAGGACATTATCGACCCGGTGGGCGAGCAAGGCACTGCCAGCAAGTCCATCGGCGCCGCGTGCTGCGACGGCGACCAGCACGCTGAGGCCGAGCGAGTTGCCGAGCTGGTGGGCGACGTTGACGACACCGCCGGCAGCCCCCGCGTCTCCCGGCGCAACACCGGCAATGCCGGCAACTGTCAGCGGGCTCAGCGTGAAGCCCTGGCCGAGCCCGATCAGCATCAAGGGCGGTGCCATGCCGAGGAGAAAGGAGGTCTCGGCCGAGATCTGGCTGATCCACAGCATGCCGATCAGCGCCGAAATCAGACCAAAGCCCAGCAGGCGCTGATTGCCGAAGCGAGGCACGAGCCGCGGCACCGAGATCGCCGCGACGAAGTTGACGAGCGTTGCCGGGATGAAGGCAAGCCCGGAGGCCAGCGGATCGAAGTCAAGAACGCCCTGCAGATACTGGGTGAAGAAGAAAAAGAACCCGATCATCGCCGCCAGGAACAACACCCGCGCCAGATAGGCCCCGACCCGCTCGCGGCTGGCAAAGAGCCTCAGCGGCATGATCGGCTGCCGAGCGCGCCGCTCGTTGACGACGAAGACGGCAAGAAGCAGAAGGCCGAGCGCAAGGGCCGCGAGCGTCAGCGGATCATGCGCCCCCTCCTCCGCCGAGCGCACGATGCCATAGACGAGCGCCGTCATGCCGAGGGTCGAACTCACCGCGCCGGCGAGATCGAATTCGCCGGTGCGCCGCTCCGTCTCGCCGACATACCTGCGCGCCGCGAGCATCAAGGCGATGCCGATCGGCAGGTTGATGAAGAAGCCGACCCGCCAGCTGAGCCAGCCGGCGAGCAGTCCGCCAAGCACCATGCCGAAGCTGGCGCCGATGCCGGCGACCGAGCTGTAATAGGCAACCGCCCGCGTGCGCTCCGGTCCCTCGGCAAAATGCGTCTGGATCAGCGCCAGCGTGGCGGGCGCCAGGATTGCCGAACCGAAGCCCTGCACGGCGCGTGCGCCAAGCATCCACGCCGGCGATGGCGCAAAGCCGATCACCACGGAGGCGGCTGTGAAGATCGCAAGCCCGGCCATGAACAGGCGGCGCCGGCCGAGAATGTCGCCGGCCCGCGCCCCGAGCAAAAGGAAGCCGCCGAAGGCCAGCGTATAGGCGCTGTGCACCCAGGAAAGCCCGGCATCGCTGAACTGCAGCTCGTCGCGGATCTTCGGCAGGCCGGTGATCACGATCGAGATGTCGAGCACGATCATCAGGTAACTGACGATGATGATCGCCAGGATCGCCGTCTTGCGGGTAGATAGGTTCTTAACCGACGTGACGTCCATGGCGGTGCCTATTTCGCCTCCGCGCCATACTGCGCGTCCGTTACCTTCTCCATCCAGTCGACCGCCTTGCCGTCGAGCGATTCCTGAATGGCGATATGGGTCATGGCCGTCGTCGGACCGGCGCCGTGCCAGTGCTTCTCGCCGGGTTCGAACCAGACGACGTCACCCGGCCGGATCTCCTCGATCGGCCCACCCGCCCGCTGCACGCGGCCGAAGCCGGAAACGACGATCAGCACCTGGCCAAGCGGATGCGTGTGCCAGGCGGTGCGGGCGCCGGGCTCGAAAGTGACGGCATTGCCGGCGGCGCGCGCAGGGTCGCGCACCGGAAACAGCGGGTCGATACGCACGGTTCCGCTGAACCAGTCCTGCGGACCTTTGGCCGAGGGTTGCGAGCCGCTTCTTCTGATCTCCATGAATTCTCTCCTTGGCAAGCCGGGGCGCAGACCTGTCAGTTCGCCACCTGTTCTGTTGCTGTGCACAATCTAGCGATGGCCGCCGCCTGCGATTAGATGGTATAAACGGCATGGACCTATGAGAAGGATTCATGAATGCTGCGCGAGAATATCAACGACCTCCTCGCCTTCTCGGCCGTAGCGCGCGAGCGCAGCTTCACGAGGGCCGCCGCCCAGCTCGGCGTCTCACAATCGGCCCTCAGCCACACCATGCGTGCGCTCGAAGCCCGGCTTGGCGTCCGACTGTTGACCCGCACCACCCGCAGCGTCTCTCCGACCGAGGCCGGTGAACGGCTGCTTGCCACTCTCGTTCCGCATTTCGAGCAGCTGGAAACCGAACTGACGGCGCTGAGCGAGATCAGGGACAAGCCGGCAGGCACGGTGCGCATCACCACCGCGGAACACGCGGCCGAGACCGTTCTCTGGCCGAAGCTTGAAAAGCTGCTGCCCGATTACCCTGATATCAAGGTCGAGATCATCATCGACTATGGCCTCACCGACATTGTCGCCGAGCGCTATGACGCCGGCGTTCGGCTGGGCGAACAGGTCGCCAAGGACATGATTGCCGTGCGCATCGGGCCGGACATGCGCATGGCCGTCGTCGGCACGCCGGGATATTTCGCGGAACATCCCAAGCCCGTCGTTCCCCAGGACCTGACGCAGCACCGCTGCATCAACCTGAGACTGCCCACCTATGGCGGCATCTATGCCTGGGAGTTCGAAAAGGAGGGTCGAGAACTGAAAGTCCGTGTCGACGGACAACTTGTGTTCAGTCGCCTGTCGCACCGG is a window from the Ensifer adhaerens genome containing:
- a CDS encoding AzlC family ABC transporter permease yields the protein MTKNDFWEGVRGGFPIMLAASPFGALFGALAVDNGFTIADAVFMSATVYAGASQMVGIELFGNHVQPWLVVLSVFAVNFRHVLYSASIAKYVRHFTFGQKFLAFFLLVDPQYAETEKRGERGLPITFAWYLGFGLVIYIPWIINTLVGAIFGQMIGDPKAIGLDVLLPVYFMGLVMGFRKRDRFLPIVTVSGLASVAGMHFVGSPWHVSIGALAGILLAACLPPTNQAPAPTGVQKEA
- a CDS encoding aminopeptidase P family protein — its product is MFQSFEVTSTPQFGKERTEALRASFAALGIDGFLVPRADEFQGEYVPASSERLSWLTGFTGSAGVALVTRREAVVFVDGRYVTQLKEQVDGQVFTGGDLIGEPPHLWLENHAAKGFKLGIDPWLHTGAEVRRLEKALAVIGGSLVFLDHNPLDKIWANRPAAPLGKVAIQPIEHAGELAKDKIARIASGLSKADASAVVLTDPSSVAWTFNIRGSDVPHTPHPLARAIIHADGRAEIFLDKRKTGIEQEAYLTQIAEIVAPSTFDDRLAALGAAGAAVMLDPDLASFAISELIRSKGGKVVEAVDPARLPRAQKNKAEIEGSTRAHLQDGAAMVEFLAWLDSQQPGTVTEIAATNQLEAARATVGERMQNPLKDISFDTISGAGAHAAIMHYRVTTATDQPIEAGTMFLIDSGAQYINGTTDITRTVAIGAVPEEQKRFFTLVLKGMIAISLARFPKGSRGVDLDPLARIALWKAGADYAHGTGHGVGSYLSVHEGPQRIARLSTQELLPGMILSNEPGYYRPGAFGIRIENLVVVQDPAMVDGGDLPMLGFDTLTFCPIDRRLVLPALLTDEELGWLNAYHAETREKLLPLLASDETRNWLKAATEALSR
- the panC gene encoding pantoate--beta-alanine ligase; the encoded protein is MKTFTTITELRAALAEHRRAGKTVGFVPTMGYLHVGHMELMRRAREENDVVVASIFVNPLQFGANEDLSKYPRDLARDQAMLEAGNVDYLFAPGVADMYPRPMETVVDVPTLGSELEGSVRPGHFAGVATVVTKLFNIVQPGRAYFGEKDFQQLQIIRRMVEDLAQPVTVIGVPTVREADGLACSSRNVYLSADERRAAAIVPMALDEAARLVASGISDVAALEKAVTEFLASEPLAKPEVVAVRDPETLETIETIGDRPVLLLLFVRFGTTKLLDNRVIAPKSAFLSKVA
- a CDS encoding 50S ribosomal protein L11 methyltransferase — protein: MSEIRLFVTTTEKQAEAVLDRLSEVFGEEDFAIGTTEVDEKRDVWEASIYMMIIDEAGVSERLTEALAADFAHLPIEREVLPDIDWIAKSLEGLAPVRAGRFVVHGSHDRDKVKTGEIAIEIDAGQAFGTGHHGTTAGCLEVLASVARTRTVRNVLDLGTGSGVLAIAAWKLMHVPVLATDIDPIATRVAEENARVNGVVTGMTFATAPGFHSTAFSTNGPFDLIIANILARPLMKMAPQLVANLAAGGSVILSGILAEQRWKVLAHYNGQHLRHVRTIWRNGWVTIHLEK
- a CDS encoding aldo/keto reductase, which gives rise to MQKRKLGKSTLEVSAIGFGCMGLSYGYGPATERSEAIKLIRAAHELGVTFFDSAEAYTGNEDLVGEALAPIRGEVVIATKFGFVNGDVSQGMDSRPERIREVAETALKRLRTDRIDLFYQHRVDPNVPIEDVAGTVKELIAEGKVGHFGMSEAGASSIRRAHAVQPVTALQSEYSLWWREPEAEILPLLEELGIGFVPFSPLGKGFLTGAINENTTFDQSDFRMIVPRFSADARRANQALVDLLGAIADAKGVTKAQIALAWLLAQRPWIVPIPGTTKRHRLEENLGAAGVTLTAEELGDIQTALSAVEVQGARYPQHLQQRVGK
- the panB gene encoding 3-methyl-2-oxobutanoate hydroxymethyltransferase; translated protein: MSVQTAKRRLSPANIEALKGERPIVSLTAYTTPIARLLDPHVDFLLVGDSVGMVLYGLDTTVGVTLEMMIAHGQAVMRGAERACVVVDMPFGSYQESKEQAFRSAARILKETGCSAVKLEGGAEMAETVEFLVSRGIPVLGHVGLMPQLVNTTGGYRSVGRNDKEVAKIRRDAKAIDDAGAFGIVIEGTVEPVAREITAELRSPTIGIGASPACDGQILVSDDMLGLFNDFKPRFVKHFAELAPAISRAAEDYANEVKARTFPGIEHTFQVKK
- a CDS encoding AzlD family protein; the encoded protein is MDPQHLNLIYLIIAAAAATFLTRVGGYILITQMKQIPPRLEAALNAVPAAVLTTLVAPAFVYGGLDVTIAMFVAFAVALGLNLSTLRMLVIGWVVVMVIRHVVM
- a CDS encoding SCO family protein; the encoded protein is MKTIRIVLWAAVVVMAGILGWLTYEMTQSKQQAAAGPFGVPFTLVAQDGKEITEKAFTGKPTALFFGFTHCPEVCPTTLFELNGWLEKVDPEGNKLQAYFITVDPERDTPEILGQYVSNVSKRITGISGPADKVMEMVKGFRVYAKKVPVDAAQPNGDYTMDHTASVFLLDANGHFSGTIAYEENPETAVKKLENLTKG